Proteins from a single region of Burkholderiales bacterium:
- a CDS encoding ClpXP protease specificity-enhancing factor, translating into MKKDLSTKPYLIRAIYDWCADSDLTPYLAVQVDESTKVPVEYVKNGEIVLNISQDSTRNLTLGNDLIQFSARFSGVSREVSIPVHAVSGIFAKESGVGLFFEAMEGEPAGKARSQRERTSETPKDPPPSGGRPRLQVIK; encoded by the coding sequence GTGAAAAAAGATCTATCGACCAAGCCCTACCTGATACGCGCGATCTACGATTGGTGCGCGGACAGCGATCTGACGCCCTATCTCGCGGTCCAGGTCGATGAAAGCACCAAAGTGCCGGTCGAGTATGTGAAAAACGGTGAAATCGTGCTGAACATCAGCCAGGATTCGACCCGCAACCTGACTTTGGGAAACGATCTCATCCAGTTTTCCGCGCGCTTCAGCGGCGTATCCAGAGAAGTGTCGATTCCGGTGCACGCGGTTTCCGGAATTTTCGCGAAAGAAAGCGGTGTCGGGCTGTTCTTCGAAGCGATGGAAGGCGAGCCAGCGGGCAAGGCGCGCTCGCAACGCGAACGCACCAGCGAAACTCCGAAAGACCCGCCGCCTTCCGGCGGCAGGCCCAGGCTGCAGGTTATCAAATAA
- a CDS encoding glutathione S-transferase N-terminal domain-containing protein: MMTLYSGTSCPFSQRTRIVLYEKGMDFQILDVDLYNKPEDLAIMNPYNRVPVLAERDLILYESNIINEYIDDRFPHPQLMPADPVMRARARLFLFRFEQEMFCYIEPLERSNQKFAEKARASIRDSLTQIAPVFTRQKFMLGEEFSMLDVAIAPLLWRLDHYNIQLPKQAAPLMKYAERLFSRPAFIDALTASEKIMRK, encoded by the coding sequence GTGATGACACTCTATTCGGGCACCTCATGCCCGTTTAGCCAGCGCACCCGCATCGTGCTGTATGAGAAGGGGATGGATTTCCAGATCCTCGATGTCGATCTGTATAACAAGCCTGAAGATCTGGCCATCATGAATCCGTACAATCGCGTTCCGGTGCTGGCCGAGCGCGATCTGATTCTTTACGAATCCAATATCATCAACGAGTACATCGACGACCGCTTTCCGCATCCGCAGCTGATGCCGGCCGATCCGGTGATGCGGGCGCGGGCGCGCCTATTCCTGTTCCGCTTCGAGCAGGAGATGTTTTGCTACATCGAGCCGCTCGAGCGCAGCAACCAGAAGTTCGCGGAAAAGGCGCGGGCCAGCATCCGCGACAGCCTGACGCAAATAGCGCCCGTGTTCACGCGCCAGAAATTCATGCTCGGTGAAGAGTTTTCGATGCTGGATGTGGCGATCGCGCCCCTGTTGTGGCGGCTCGATCATTACAATATACAATTGCCGAAACAGGCTGCGCCGCTGATGAAATACGCGGAGCGTCTGTTCAGCCGGCCGGCGTTCATCGACGCTCTGACAGCATCCGAAAAGATCATGCGAAAGTGA
- a CDS encoding cytochrome c1 has protein sequence MSVNFLLALFSLALFATLPAFSAAADIKLDHAAVDLRDPISLQRGAKTFINYCLHCHSASYMRYSRLTDLGLTEQQIKDNLLFEGEKVGQTMTVAMRKDDAREWFGAVPPDLSVIARSRGADWLYTYLRKFYRDESRPTGWNNTVFPAVNMPHALYQLQGAQRLEKVEVMNAAGEKHFEHKLVLAEPGQLAPLEYDRLAADLVNYLVYMSEPNKITRLQLGIVTLFFLALFFVLALFLKKEYWKDVH, from the coding sequence ATGAGCGTGAATTTCCTGCTCGCCCTGTTTTCGCTCGCGCTGTTCGCTACGCTGCCCGCCTTTTCCGCGGCCGCGGACATCAAGCTCGACCACGCGGCCGTCGATCTGCGCGATCCGATCTCGCTGCAGCGCGGCGCGAAAACCTTCATCAATTATTGCCTGCATTGCCACAGCGCAAGCTATATGCGTTATAGCCGGCTGACCGATCTCGGCCTGACCGAACAGCAGATCAAGGACAATCTGCTGTTCGAGGGCGAGAAAGTCGGGCAGACGATGACGGTCGCCATGCGCAAGGACGACGCGCGCGAATGGTTCGGCGCGGTACCGCCGGATCTAAGCGTGATCGCGCGTTCGCGCGGCGCCGACTGGTTGTACACCTATCTGCGCAAATTCTATCGGGACGAGTCGCGGCCGACCGGCTGGAACAATACCGTTTTTCCGGCCGTCAACATGCCGCACGCGCTTTACCAGTTGCAGGGCGCGCAGCGGCTGGAGAAAGTCGAGGTCATGAACGCGGCGGGCGAAAAACATTTCGAACACAAGCTGGTGCTCGCCGAGCCTGGCCAACTCGCGCCGCTCGAGTACGACCGGCTGGCGGCGGATCTGGTCAACTATCTCGTTTATATGAGCGAGCCGAACAAGATCACCAGGCTGCAGCTCGGCATCGTCACACTGTTTTTCCTCGCTTTGTTTTTTGTGCTGGCTTTGTTCCTGAAGAAGGAGTACTGGAAGGATGTCCACTGA
- a CDS encoding cytochrome bc complex cytochrome b subunit: MSKLTGLLNWVDARFPLTSSWKEHLSEYYAPKNFNFWYYFGSLALLVLVIQIVTGILLTMSYKPDAAQAFASVEYIMRDVPWGWLIRYMHSTGASMFFVVIYLHMFRALLYGSFRKPRELIWIIGMLIYLTLMAEAFFGYLLPWGQMSYWGAQVIVNLFSAIPLIGEDLSLWVRGDYVVSDATLNRFFAFHVIALPLVLIGLVVAHILALHEVGSNNPDGIEIKDNVDPETGIPRDGIAFHPYYTVKDIVGVIVFLAIFSTIMFFVPEMGGYFLEYNNFVPADPLHTPDHIAPIWYFTPFYSILRAVTYPLFGIDAKFWGVLAMGASVMIFFALPWLDRGRVKSIRYRGWIFKTALTVFVISFMVLGYLGTLTPTPATTMAAQILSILYFAFFILMPWYTRIDPVKSVPERLQT; the protein is encoded by the coding sequence ATGAGCAAACTGACGGGGCTGTTGAACTGGGTAGACGCGCGCTTTCCGCTGACTTCGAGCTGGAAAGAGCACCTGTCCGAATACTACGCTCCGAAGAACTTCAATTTCTGGTACTACTTCGGCTCTCTCGCGCTCCTGGTACTGGTGATCCAGATCGTCACCGGCATTTTGCTGACCATGAGTTACAAGCCGGACGCGGCGCAGGCCTTCGCTTCGGTCGAATACATTATGCGCGATGTGCCGTGGGGCTGGCTTATCCGCTATATGCATTCGACCGGCGCGTCGATGTTTTTCGTGGTTATCTACCTGCACATGTTTCGCGCCCTGTTGTACGGCTCGTTTCGCAAACCGCGCGAGCTGATCTGGATTATCGGCATGCTGATTTATTTGACGCTGATGGCAGAAGCCTTCTTCGGCTATCTGCTGCCTTGGGGCCAAATGTCGTACTGGGGCGCGCAGGTGATCGTCAACCTGTTCAGCGCGATTCCGCTCATCGGCGAAGATTTATCGCTATGGGTACGCGGCGATTATGTCGTGTCGGACGCGACGTTGAACCGGTTCTTCGCGTTTCACGTGATCGCGCTGCCGCTGGTGTTGATCGGGCTGGTCGTCGCGCACATCCTGGCGCTGCACGAAGTCGGCTCGAACAATCCGGATGGCATCGAAATCAAGGACAACGTTGATCCCGAGACCGGCATTCCGCGCGACGGCATCGCCTTCCACCCTTATTACACCGTCAAAGACATTGTCGGCGTCATCGTATTTCTGGCCATCTTCAGCACGATCATGTTCTTCGTGCCGGAAATGGGTGGTTATTTTCTCGAGTACAACAACTTCGTTCCGGCAGACCCGCTGCATACGCCCGATCATATCGCGCCGATCTGGTATTTCACACCGTTCTATTCAATCTTGCGCGCGGTGACGTATCCGCTGTTCGGCATCGACGCCAAGTTTTGGGGTGTGCTCGCGATGGGCGCCTCGGTCATGATCTTTTTCGCCCTGCCGTGGCTCGATCGCGGGCGCGTCAAGTCGATCCGTTATCGCGGCTGGATATTCAAGACCGCGCTGACGGTCTTCGTCATCAGCTTCATGGTGCTGGGTTATCTCGGCACTCTGACGCCGACCCCGGCAACGACAATGGCGGCGCAGATTTTGTCGATCCTTTACTTTGCGTTCTTTATTCTGATGCCGTGGTATACGCGCATCGATCCGGTAAAGTCTGTGCCTGAACGTTTACAGACATGA
- the petA gene encoding ubiquinol-cytochrome c reductase iron-sulfur subunit — protein MDDQPKPPPDTAKRRFLTIATGTLGSIAAVAVAAPFVRSMMPSERAKAAGAPVEVDIGGIEPGLMSSVEWRGKPVWIINRTPEMLATLPKLEEQLVDPHSTQPLQPEYCQNIHRSIKPQYLVVIGICTHLGCSPTARLRSGDENAMGANWPGGFLCPCHGSTFDLAGRVFQGVPAPVNLEVPKYTYLSERRLLIGEDSNGA, from the coding sequence ATGGACGATCAGCCGAAACCTCCGCCCGACACCGCAAAACGCCGATTCCTCACCATAGCCACCGGCACCCTCGGCAGTATCGCTGCGGTTGCTGTCGCCGCCCCCTTCGTACGCAGCATGATGCCGAGCGAACGCGCCAAGGCGGCAGGCGCGCCGGTGGAAGTCGATATCGGCGGAATCGAGCCGGGCCTGATGAGTTCCGTCGAATGGCGCGGCAAGCCGGTCTGGATTATCAACCGCACGCCCGAAATGCTGGCGACTTTGCCCAAACTCGAGGAGCAACTCGTCGATCCCCATTCGACCCAGCCCCTGCAACCCGAATACTGTCAGAACATTCACCGCTCGATCAAGCCGCAATATCTGGTCGTGATCGGAATCTGCACGCATCTGGGCTGCTCGCCGACCGCAAGGCTGCGATCCGGCGATGAAAACGCGATGGGCGCGAACTGGCCAGGCGGCTTTCTCTGCCCATGCCATGGTTCGACCTTCGATCTCGCCGGCCGCGTGTTCCAGGGTGTGCCGGCGCCGGTCAATCTCGAAGTCCCCAAATACACCTATCTGAGCGAACGTCGATTGTTGATCGGCGAAGATAGCAACGGCGCGTGA
- the mscL gene encoding large conductance mechanosensitive channel protein MscL, with translation MSFAGEFKEFAIKGNVVDLAVGIVIGAAFGKIVTSFVNDILMPPIGKVMGGLDFSNLFINLSDVAVDTLAEAKAAGAATINYGLFINSIIDFLIVALAIFFVIKQINRLKREKPAAATPAPHEEVMLLREIRDSLKR, from the coding sequence ATGAGCTTCGCCGGCGAATTCAAGGAATTTGCGATAAAGGGCAACGTCGTCGATCTGGCAGTTGGCATTGTGATCGGCGCGGCGTTCGGCAAAATCGTCACGTCATTCGTCAACGATATTCTTATGCCGCCGATTGGAAAGGTCATGGGCGGACTCGATTTCAGCAATCTTTTCATCAATTTATCGGATGTCGCCGTCGATACGCTGGCGGAGGCCAAGGCTGCCGGGGCGGCGACCATCAACTATGGGTTGTTCATCAATTCCATCATCGATTTTCTCATCGTCGCGCTCGCGATCTTTTTCGTGATCAAGCAGATCAATCGTCTGAAAAGGGAAAAACCGGCAGCAGCCACGCCGGCGCCACACGAGGAAGTGATGCTGTTGCGCGAAATCCGCGATTCGCTCAAACGATAA
- a CDS encoding Do family serine endopeptidase, producing MRKLWLIFAQTATLSLAVLFVVSTLRPDLLSWTGNGRAGNVVLFKEAPAADPASPQKVITTFSGAVTKAMPSVVNIFTTTAVKQPENPLMNDPLFRHFFGDRPEMNQKRASLGSGVIVSPQGLILTNHHVVASGDEIEVALSDGRKAQARIVGSDPETDLAVLQLDIADLPAITFGQSERAGVGDVVLAIGNPFGVGQTVTMGIVSALRRDHLGINTFENFIQTDAAINPGNSGGALIDISGNLIGINTAIFSQTGGSLGIGFAIPVSLARQVMEQIVETGGVTRGWIGVEAQELTADLAESFKLPNTDGVLISGVLRGGPADKAGVKPGDILISVDGKSVTDSTSMLNLIAVLQPGAKATVEIARERNRKTVQVEVGKRPQQVSRRPESRPPE from the coding sequence ATGCGCAAGCTCTGGCTCATTTTTGCGCAAACGGCGACGCTCAGTCTCGCCGTGTTGTTTGTCGTCTCAACCTTGCGGCCCGACTTGCTGTCCTGGACCGGCAACGGGCGGGCCGGCAATGTCGTGCTGTTCAAGGAAGCGCCCGCGGCCGACCCTGCCAGCCCGCAAAAAGTCATAACGACGTTCAGCGGCGCGGTAACCAAGGCGATGCCGTCTGTCGTGAATATTTTTACGACGACTGCCGTCAAGCAGCCCGAAAATCCGCTGATGAACGATCCGCTGTTCCGCCATTTTTTTGGCGACCGGCCGGAAATGAATCAGAAGCGCGCCAGCCTCGGGTCCGGCGTGATCGTCAGTCCGCAAGGGCTGATCCTGACCAATCATCACGTCGTTGCTTCCGGCGACGAGATCGAAGTTGCGCTGTCCGATGGCCGTAAAGCGCAGGCTCGCATCGTCGGCTCAGACCCGGAAACCGACCTTGCCGTGCTGCAATTGGATATCGCCGATTTACCTGCGATCACCTTCGGTCAATCGGAGCGCGCCGGCGTCGGCGACGTGGTGCTGGCGATCGGCAATCCGTTCGGCGTCGGCCAGACAGTAACCATGGGTATCGTCAGCGCGCTGCGCCGCGATCATCTCGGCATCAACACGTTCGAGAACTTCATTCAGACCGACGCTGCGATCAATCCCGGCAATTCGGGCGGCGCGCTGATCGATATTTCCGGCAATCTGATCGGCATCAACACGGCAATTTTTTCGCAGACCGGCGGATCGCTCGGCATCGGATTCGCCATCCCGGTCAGCCTGGCGCGGCAGGTGATGGAACAGATCGTCGAAACCGGCGGCGTCACGCGCGGCTGGATCGGCGTCGAAGCGCAGGAGCTGACTGCCGATCTGGCCGAATCGTTCAAGCTGCCGAATACCGATGGCGTGTTGATTTCCGGCGTATTGCGCGGCGGCCCCGCCGACAAGGCCGGCGTCAAGCCGGGGGATATCCTGATTTCGGTCGATGGCAAATCCGTCACCGATTCGACCAGCATGCTGAATCTGATCGCGGTTCTTCAGCCGGGCGCCAAAGCGACCGTGGAGATCGCCCGCGAACGCAACCGCAAAACCGTGCAAGTCGAAGTCGGCAAACGGCCGCAGCAGGTTTCTCGTCGCCCGGAATCGCGTCCCCCGGAATAA
- the tatC gene encoding twin-arginine translocase subunit TatC, with product MSAQDTFISHLVELRDRLLRAILAVVIVFLCLFAWARDIYNLLAQPMLTALPAGGQMIATDVVGVFLVPVKVTLMAAFLVALPYVLYQVWAFVAPGLYMHEKKLMVPLIFASTMLFLCGMAFAFFLVFPVVFDFMSRIAPQGVAWMTDIEKYWSFVITTFMAFGLTFEVPIAVILLVRMNIVSIAKLKEIRPYVVVGAFVIGAIFTPPDVISQLMLALPLWLLYELGILIAGFMLRPPNGALENLEK from the coding sequence ATGAGCGCGCAAGACACTTTCATTTCCCATCTGGTGGAACTGCGCGATCGGCTGCTGCGCGCCATCCTCGCCGTTGTCATCGTCTTCCTGTGCCTGTTCGCCTGGGCGCGCGATATCTATAATCTGCTCGCCCAGCCGATGCTGACCGCGCTGCCGGCGGGCGGGCAAATGATCGCGACCGATGTCGTCGGCGTATTCCTGGTTCCGGTCAAAGTCACGCTGATGGCCGCTTTCCTCGTCGCGTTGCCCTACGTGCTTTACCAGGTTTGGGCGTTCGTCGCGCCGGGATTGTATATGCACGAGAAAAAACTCATGGTGCCGCTGATCTTTGCCAGCACCATGTTGTTCCTGTGCGGCATGGCGTTCGCGTTTTTTCTGGTATTTCCGGTCGTGTTCGATTTCATGAGCCGGATAGCGCCCCAGGGCGTCGCGTGGATGACCGACATCGAAAAATACTGGAGTTTCGTGATTACCACGTTCATGGCTTTCGGGCTCACTTTCGAGGTACCGATTGCCGTGATACTGCTGGTCAGAATGAACATCGTCAGCATCGCCAAGCTGAAAGAGATTCGGCCTTATGTCGTGGTCGGCGCCTTTGTGATCGGCGCGATCTTCACGCCGCCCGACGTCATATCGCAATTGATGCTGGCGCTGCCTTTGTGGCTGCTTTATGAGCTGGGCATTTTGATCGCGGGTTTTATGCTCAGGCCGCCGAACGGGGCTCTCGAAAATCTGGAGAAGTAG
- the tatB gene encoding twin-arginine translocase subunit TatB: MFDFGFSELMVIAVVALIVIGPERLPKVTRTLGHLLGRMQRYVSDVKADISREIDLEELRKLQSSARDAARTFEQSVHRGVNQTETEFKGIAEDARPDVGSMAREPLDPGVSNAAQLDLSLGASEAPNNSPPQTDATQPVRR; the protein is encoded by the coding sequence ATGTTCGACTTCGGCTTCTCCGAACTGATGGTGATCGCCGTCGTGGCGCTGATTGTAATCGGCCCCGAACGCCTGCCCAAAGTGACTCGTACGCTCGGTCATCTGCTTGGGCGCATGCAGCGCTATGTGTCCGACGTCAAGGCCGATATCAGCCGCGAAATCGATCTCGAAGAGCTGCGCAAGCTGCAATCGTCTGCGCGCGATGCAGCGCGCACGTTCGAGCAATCGGTCCATCGCGGCGTCAACCAGACCGAGACCGAGTTCAAGGGGATCGCCGAAGACGCCAGGCCGGATGTGGGGAGCATGGCCCGCGAGCCGCTTGATCCGGGCGTTTCGAATGCTGCCCAACTCGATTTGTCGTTGGGCGCATCAGAAGCGCCCAACAATTCCCCGCCGCAAACAGATGCGACGCAGCCGGTCCGCCGATGA
- the tatA gene encoding Sec-independent protein translocase subunit TatA, protein MGSFSIWHWLIVLLVVLLIFGTKKLRNMGSDLGGAVKGFKEGMREPEKTPTIENTASGQTIDAEVKEKSRT, encoded by the coding sequence ATGGGTTCGTTCAGTATCTGGCATTGGTTGATCGTTTTGCTGGTCGTGCTGCTGATCTTCGGCACCAAGAAGCTGCGCAATATGGGAAGCGACCTCGGCGGCGCCGTCAAGGGTTTCAAGGAAGGCATGCGCGAGCCGGAAAAAACGCCGACGATCGAAAATACCGCGAGCGGCCAGACCATCGACGCCGAAGTGAAGGAAAAAAGCAGAACCTAG
- a CDS encoding histidine triad nucleotide-binding protein, with protein sequence MDNCLFCKIVRGEIPSKKIYEDDDVLAFHDIQPVAAVHFMLIPKRHVDSLASVDESHQQVLGKIMALTGKLAREQGSPEGFRTIINTGRIARQDVAHLHVHVLGGADVLPRMLVMHKE encoded by the coding sequence ATGGACAACTGCCTGTTCTGCAAGATCGTGCGCGGCGAAATTCCGAGTAAAAAAATTTACGAGGACGACGATGTGCTGGCGTTTCACGATATCCAGCCGGTAGCGGCCGTGCATTTCATGTTGATCCCGAAGCGTCATGTCGATTCGCTGGCCAGCGTCGACGAATCGCATCAACAGGTTTTAGGCAAGATCATGGCATTGACCGGCAAGCTGGCGCGCGAACAGGGTTCGCCGGAGGGTTTTCGTACCATCATCAACACTGGCCGCATTGCCCGGCAGGACGTCGCGCATTTGCACGTGCACGTGCTTGGCGGCGCGGATGTGCTGCCGCGTATGCTGGTCATGCATAAGGAGTAA
- a CDS encoding phosphoribosyl-ATP diphosphatase, which produces MNVPGADAEVLNRLAWTLNARRGADPKLSYTAKLFAAGEDTILRKIAEEAAETLLASKGGDRLHVVREIADLWFHCLVLLAYHNSGPGEVLSELARREGLSGIDEKKARGN; this is translated from the coding sequence ATGAACGTACCCGGCGCTGACGCTGAAGTTTTGAACCGGCTGGCGTGGACCTTGAACGCCCGCCGCGGGGCCGATCCTAAGCTTTCCTATACAGCGAAGCTGTTCGCCGCCGGCGAGGATACCATCCTGAGAAAAATCGCCGAAGAGGCTGCCGAAACACTGCTCGCGTCAAAGGGCGGTGATAGACTCCACGTCGTTCGCGAGATCGCCGATCTCTGGTTTCATTGCCTGGTGCTGCTGGCGTATCACAACAGCGGCCCGGGCGAGGTTCTCAGTGAGCTGGCGCGGCGCGAAGGGTTGTCGGGCATAGACGAAAAAAAGGCGAGGGGAAACTGA
- the hisI gene encoding phosphoribosyl-AMP cyclohydrolase, giving the protein MNESWLGKVNWTQDGLVPAIAQEAGSNKVLMLAWMNRDALKRTVETGEAVYWSRSRRKLWRKGETSGHIQKIREIRLDCDEDAILLIVEQVGGIACHTGRYSCFFQKLESDVWINTDPAFKLP; this is encoded by the coding sequence ATGAACGAAAGCTGGCTGGGCAAGGTTAACTGGACGCAAGACGGCCTGGTTCCGGCGATAGCGCAGGAAGCCGGCAGCAATAAGGTGCTGATGCTGGCTTGGATGAACCGCGATGCGCTGAAGCGCACCGTCGAAACCGGCGAAGCGGTTTACTGGTCGCGCTCGCGCCGCAAGCTTTGGCGCAAGGGCGAAACTTCGGGCCATATCCAGAAAATCAGGGAGATCCGGCTCGATTGCGATGAAGACGCAATTCTGCTGATCGTCGAACAAGTCGGCGGCATCGCTTGTCATACCGGTAGGTATAGCTGCTTTTTTCAGAAACTGGAAAGCGACGTCTGGATCAACACCGACCCGGCTTTCAAGCTGCCATGA
- the hisF gene encoding imidazole glycerol phosphate synthase subunit HisF yields MGLAKRIIPCLDVKCGRVVKGINFLGLKDAGDPVEVARRYDEQGADELTFLDITASSDERGLLLDIIERVAAQVFIPLTVGGGVRSIADVRSLLNAGADKVSINTAAVQEPQLVADAAARFGSQCIVVAIDAKRLEGGGWQVYTHGGRRATGFDAVQWGRHMQALGAGEILLTSMDRDGTRDGFDIALTRAFSDALDIPVIASGGAGALDHLREGLTAGGADAVLAASIFHYGEYTVGDAKRYLAGHGVEVRMPASPLTVPQSGTTSPHERKLAGQG; encoded by the coding sequence ATGGGTCTGGCCAAACGCATCATTCCCTGCCTCGACGTAAAGTGCGGCCGCGTCGTCAAGGGCATCAATTTCCTCGGGCTGAAGGATGCCGGCGACCCGGTCGAAGTCGCGCGCCGTTACGACGAGCAGGGCGCCGACGAGCTGACTTTCCTCGACATCACGGCGAGCTCCGACGAACGCGGCCTGTTGCTCGATATCATCGAACGAGTCGCAGCCCAGGTTTTCATCCCGCTGACGGTCGGGGGCGGCGTGCGCAGCATCGCGGATGTGCGCAGCCTGCTGAACGCCGGCGCCGACAAGGTCAGCATCAATACCGCCGCGGTGCAGGAGCCGCAACTGGTTGCCGATGCGGCAGCGCGCTTCGGCTCGCAGTGCATCGTCGTCGCCATCGATGCCAAGCGCCTTGAGGGCGGCGGCTGGCAGGTGTACACCCATGGCGGGCGGCGCGCGACCGGGTTTGATGCGGTGCAGTGGGGACGGCATATGCAGGCTCTCGGGGCCGGTGAAATCCTGCTGACCAGCATGGACCGCGATGGCACGCGCGACGGCTTCGATATCGCATTGACCCGGGCTTTTTCCGATGCGCTGGATATTCCGGTCATCGCCAGCGGCGGCGCCGGCGCCCTCGACCATTTGCGCGAAGGCCTGACGGCAGGCGGCGCCGATGCCGTGCTCGCCGCCAGCATTTTTCATTACGGCGAATACACGGTCGGCGATGCCAAGCGCTATCTTGCCGGCCACGGCGTCGAAGTCCGCATGCCGGCGTCCCCACTTACTGTCCCACAATCAGGTACAACTTCTCCACATGAACGAAAGCTGGCTGGGCAAGGTTAA
- the hisA gene encoding 1-(5-phosphoribosyl)-5-[(5-phosphoribosylamino)methylideneamino]imidazole-4-carboxamide isomerase — protein sequence MLIIPAIDLKDGHCVRLEQGAMENATVFSENPAAMAEHWIKQGARRLHLVDLNGAFAGKPKNESAIKAVLAAVGDQIPVQLGGGIRDLDTIERYLDDGVSYIIIGTAAVKTPGFLHDACYAFPGHIMVGLDARDGKVAVDGWSKMTGHDVVDLATRFQDYGVEAIIHTDIGRDGMLSGLNIEATVELARALTVPVIASGGISGLEDVKRLCAVSAEGITAAITGRAIYQGTLDFATAQKLADELSVGGKE from the coding sequence GTGCTGATCATCCCTGCGATCGACCTGAAAGATGGCCATTGCGTCCGCCTCGAGCAAGGCGCGATGGAAAACGCCACGGTATTTTCCGAGAATCCGGCTGCCATGGCCGAGCACTGGATCAAGCAGGGCGCGCGTCGCTTGCATCTGGTCGACTTGAACGGCGCTTTTGCCGGCAAGCCGAAAAATGAATCCGCCATCAAGGCCGTGCTCGCAGCGGTAGGCGACCAGATTCCGGTACAGCTCGGCGGCGGTATTCGCGACCTCGATACCATAGAGCGCTATCTCGATGACGGCGTCAGTTACATCATCATCGGAACTGCCGCCGTCAAGACCCCGGGCTTTCTGCACGACGCCTGTTATGCGTTTCCCGGCCACATCATGGTCGGACTCGACGCACGGGACGGCAAGGTTGCGGTCGACGGCTGGTCTAAAATGACGGGCCACGATGTCGTCGATCTGGCGACGCGCTTTCAGGATTACGGCGTCGAAGCGATCATCCACACCGATATCGGCCGCGACGGCATGCTGTCGGGCTTGAACATCGAAGCGACGGTCGAGCTTGCGCGCGCGCTGACCGTGCCGGTCATCGCCAGCGGCGGCATCTCCGGCCTCGAGGACGTCAAGCGCTTGTGCGCAGTGTCGGCCGAAGGCATTACCGCCGCCATCACCGGCCGTGCGATTTACCAGGGCACGCTTGATTTCGCGACGGCGCAGAAGCTGGCGGATGAGCTCTCCGTGGGAGGCAAGGAGTGA